ATTATTCCAATATAACAGTTACttattaatgattttaattctgATTTACTGGAGTTTGAGGTCACTATATACaaacaaggaaaagaaaaaacaaacccttTTTGCCATTGACTAACGCAAGATCTGCTAAATGTTTAGATATATTCCCATGAAGATGTGAAGGGGATACaagttattcataaaataaacacaaaaatgcatCTTCAGTTTAAATATCGGTGAGTGATCACTTTTGAATTTGTCAGTGAgaggaaaaataacaaaagacaGACCATGGCCAGAACGCTGATGAGACAAACATGAGAACTGAGCTGCAACCCCGAGATcgtgaaaaacaaaaacgctCAAGATTGACTATTGAGGGTTTTGTGGGGAGGAGaccgaaaaaaaaatacagagcaGCACATGGTAGGAATAATGACCACCTCATACAGAAACAAAGACCCTACTATGAAATACTCAAAGCAGTATCACCATCTTCCTCCACAAACCTCAGATTCCACAAATTGCAGAGAtctttaaaaacattcaaaacccCCGACACTGGAGGACCCTCCTCCCCCGACCCCGCTCTTCAAGCCTGGCTCTCGAACTGGGCAGCAGAGGGCCGGCACACCGCCAACCCCTGAAGGACTTTCAATTAGTTGTATTGTTCCTCTCTATGTCACCTTCCATGCAAAATCTAACCAGCAAAGCCTGGCTCGTCTAGATGGACACGTATGGTCTGTACATTACATAAAACAGGCATGAAGCAACAGTCAAATCGCTACTTCACCCCGTTCTTCCCTGAAGCAGTTTGCTCTGGATCGTCAAGAAACAGACCAAGCAAAAACGTGAAGATAATAGTGCCCTTCCTCAAAATGTCAAAGTGCTTTCCTACAATACCCTTTCAGATAAACCTCCAAGCTCACTGTGAGGAGACCGCAGTTGGGCCACAGGATCCTACAGAACCGTTCAAGACCACAACGAGCAGCCAATAACTGGGTTGGAGTCTCTAGGCCCCGTGCCAGATCTAATGATTAAAGTAAAGCAGCTGAGCAGATGGGGAGTAATGTGGTGGGGGCGGGTATTTCCCCTCCCTGTCAGTCGAGTTTAATTCAGCACCCCAGCTGCAAACACAGCTGCTGGAAGCTCTGGCTCCACAGTGGCATGGAGACAGGAAGTGCTACGTGTACGGCCAAGAAAGAAGTCGTTATCCATCACTTCTGGTCTCGTAGGCCTTGGTCATGCATATGCGTTTCTTATGCCAAGAGCTTGCACACGGGGGCAATCAGTGCTAATTAAGGTGGCCGGTCATGGCCACGGCTTGTTCCCAATCAATAGTCACGTTCCACGTCCCTCCTTCCATTTCTTTCCTTTGCAGTCTCACTTTTCACTTTGTCCCAACTTTCCGATTCTCCAACGTCCCCCAGGGCAACAAATTCACAGCCCCTGCTCTACTCCTCTGTGACATACTGGGTCATTCAGGGGTTAAAAAGATATGTGCTTGTCCGTGCAGAGGACCAGTTCTGCGACCGAAACGTCCAACTGACAACGACGTCATCCCAATGGACGACTCTACAGAGAAGGGGGTTAAAGTCTGTTGAGCTGATCGCAACGGACTTTAACGGCACCAGTCACTAAAAATCACACACACTGGGGAAGAAAAATACACCTTTAAGGCCACCGTTTTCAaaagggagaggaaaaaaaaaaaaaaaaaatcggacAGATGGACCAGGCTTGCTCTCGCTGGCAAAGACTTCTCTTCCTCCTTTGAAAGGCTGCAGCGGGAGGACAAATATCCAGAACTTCCCCGACCAAAACCTCCGACTTCCACCGAAGTGTCTGCTCCCCGTGTCCGTGGTCCATAGACATCCTGTGTAGTGGTTCGTGTCGCGGAGCTCAAACCCATATCAGCCAAGTAGCCACGGTGTACTGATCCATGGGAACAGTCAAATCTTCCTTTTAAAATGAGGTCAGTCACATTAAGAAATAAAGCCATTTGGGTATTAGGAAAAACAGTGCGATGCGGACTTTATATACATCGGTTACGATATGCAACCTTCGTAGTGTTTTCCCCAGTAGAATGGTTTGACACGTAGCCTTCTGCCGGGCTGCTGTACATCCACAGTTTGATATCCCACTAtctgtcagtgcagtgtcttAATGAAACTTCAGGATGGACGGAAATCTGTTCAATCTTTATTTAGTTACAATATAGATGTCTTTAAGGACAGAAGCAAGCATTAGTACtttgctttaaatgtttttttttttttaatgggaagTTGGCTTATTGTGAAGTGGTACTTTTGATTTCCTCAGACAATGTCttttggaagaaaaaacaaacaaaaaaagataaatgaacCACTTCCCCAAAAACCACCAGTTAGATTcaatttctctttttcttttcctctcttTCCAGAAACAGTGTAATCCACAAAAGTAGAAAATGTAGGACTATCAGGTCTGAATTGCCAAGCCTAATTGTTGGGTATACAGTATAGAGATCGGTCATGGGGGGGTTGGTTGAGGAATggaggggatggggggggtGAGCTCTGGCCTGCGAGGCTCAGAAGCTATCGACCCATGTGACAACTCCTCTCTCCGCCAGGGCCCGGTTCACCGACACCAgctgaaaaaaagagaagaggGTGAGGTAGTCAGACGAGTGGAGCACCTAAGACTAAAAGCTGgcagaataaaatataaaaattagaAGCAAACTATTCCCTGAAGGAAGTTGGTCACTTTACCTAGGAATCCACATCCATTTAACTGTGACCTCTAAATGTTAGAGCAAAACTTccttttgaaattaaaatccATAAAAACCTGCATATCCAAACCCTTGTTCACCATCCTTAATATAGATATAGTAATGAAGACTGTTGTTGTCCATTAGAAGGTCAATATAAGCATTATAAACAGAAGATTATACTCCTGTAATCCTGTCATGACATTTACAGGACCCATACAAGGTCACAGTGCATGATGGGAGAAAAAGATTCCTCATCCCAGAGCTGTCAGTGGTCACTCTGCCttactcacaaacacacaaactcctACCTCTTCTCCAACCATGTTCCATAGCTGTATGTAAGGCAGGCCAGTGTGGTTGTCGTAATTTGTGACCTGAAAGGGAGGGGGAAAAAGAAGATCAATGGGATTTGCAGAGTGTTTCCCATTCAAAATGACATGCTTTAAGTCGAGCTTACTTTGGTATACATACAAGTTAAATGCAGGATTGAAAAGCAAAGGCTGAAGGAAAACCTAAAACAGCCTGTAGTGGAGCAAGATTTTACATCAGATCTAGACCACCATTCACTGGAAACAACGTCTGGCTTCggatttaataaagtccttccGAGATTTTCAGATTTCAAGCCCGAAGCTCGGGGAAGTCTCCAGAGCGAAGCCATGGCTGTCTCACAAATGAGTCCGAGAGATCATTAGCGAGCAACTGAACGAGTAGACCTTCATGTAGGTTTCTGTATGTGCAGAGCTATATTcctgcaaaaatatatattttacctgcGCTAGTAGAGCAGCGCTTCCGGTCATTTCTTCAAGTGCCGATTCTGCCCCCATGGAAAACCGATCCTCCCCTAGAATGAAGGAAAGAGTATTCGGGTAACTATCGATAGGACTTCAATCCAGACATTGAGGGAGTGTAGAGATGAAGTGGTTGCTAGACCACTGTCCTAAGCAATCGCATGATAAACAAAAAAGGATTGCAGATGCTGGCTTTTATCAGCGATTGTGTACCTGGTAGGGGTGCAACGTTGTCCAGTAACACTTCAGCTCCTTGGAACGGCAACGTCACGAAGTCTGATCTGCAAGACGAAGAGAAATAATTCACATTCCTTTCAGATATCCTTTTTCCCCACCGTTAGGAGCTGGCTAGTGTAAAATCAACTTCAGTGCAGTCATGTGACCACAAGAGGGCACTCTCTGAATGACCAAAACATTAATGAAGGAAAAGCtttcacaattaaaaacaaacctgcTGCAAACGGGTCATTACTGCCACCTCTAGAACCCGATCATATTTCATAAACCCACATATTACACATACCATACATAGTACAGCACATTAAATTACAGGGGTATTAGCCTTGAGTTAATTTAATGCATTTCTCATAAATCTCCAGTTTGTTTATTCACACTTCTGAAGACGGGATTAAGGGCAGCTCACCTAATTTGCCGAAGGAGGTCTACTTTGACTCTGTCGTAGCCCCCGTAGTCCACGTATCGAATCTCCACTTCACTGGATTCTTTATAAAAGGCGATGACCTGAGCGCGCCACCAAGATCCCTCTAATgctggagcagcgcagatcacTCCCGCTGCAACAACACAGATGGGGGCATCAGGAGAGCAACAGGGGCAACCCCCCTGGCCTGGCTATACCGGCCCAGAGCTCCTACAAGCACTGGGGTTGAAAGTACTTACACCACTCCACTCAAAACAATGCTTGGCAATTAATTTAAAGACCTTGTCCACTAAACCATGATTATCAAATTGCATCTTTTCAGAGTTTGGGGAACACAATGGTTCGGCCTGGAGAGAGATTTCAGCGGACTGAACCACTTTAAGACAGAGGGTCTGTTAACCCATCACTGCCATTCCTTTGGATTTCGAGTTACACTATGCCAGGGGTGCAAAACCAGCAATCTACTGGTTGATCGGGAGAtggaaatataaattatactttttccaaaattcattttaattttacagtCCAACACTCATATCAACGGATCAAAGTTATGGATCCCCAAGTGTTGTTGGCGTATTCATAATACtatataaatgcatttgttCTTAATATTACTGAACGGCATACATGTTTTATCAAATATTCAAGAAATATTAGAATGGTGAACATTTCAAGTGTGCCCATCCCTAGTACGTTTGAAATGCTGTGGTCCTCAGGAAGTATACATGTTCTGCAACTTTATGTCATGATCAAAACCTCAGAAGAATTTCCTAGGCATAGGTTAACAATCCCTTTTAACTGCTTTCTGATCGTTTGTACCAGATTTTTCCCATAGTGTCTGAGCATTTGAAAAAGTAAATTCAATGTATTCTGGAGACATGTTCTCTGATCAAAAATGCCCATAAAAGGATTGATATGATAAACTTATTTAACCACAAATAATTGATTTTATATGGAAACATTGGTCCGCTGTATTATGGTAGACCTTAGACTGGCAATCTCAGGTCAAAAAAAGGTCAGGCCTCCTGGTCTATGTTGAATTCGTGTCCAACAAAGTGAAGTTttacacacaaaagaaaatgaacacGTATGCAATTTAAAGTGAAATTTAAACTTAAACAGTCATTTCAAACGCAGAGTGCGAGTACTTTCAGTATTTTCTGGCTCTGGGGGTTTCGTTAGGGAAAGATGCTTTAGACGATGCTTAGATGAACGCTGTCGTGCTGCGGAGGCCCGTCTATGCTCTGCTCTTACCTTCGACAGGAGTGGGCAGGGCGGGGGCGCCCGGCTGCGAGTAGCACAGGAACATCTGCTGGTCGAGGCTGCGCAACGCGTGGTAGgtggggtgtgtgtgctgctgcaCAAACATGTGGCCCGCTGACACGATGTTCACCACCACAACCTCCACAGTCACCCCACTGGGCAGCAGGAGCTGAGAGAGGGGAATCAAACGAGCTCACAGCACTGGAACAACAACCGCTGTGAAGACTGAGCTATGACCGCAGCGCTGCAGGCAGACCAGTGAAGCCCCAGTGCCACCAACAGAGTGAGCACAGATACATGGGAATTATGACCGTTAAACGGCATCCTTTTAAGTTACTTTTCAAATATTCTCCTTGCATTTTGTCCAAAGAAAATTTAGGAGTTCATCATAatccaacattaaaaaaaaaaaaaaaagtggcatTTGAATGTAGATAATaggtttaaacattttatacatAAGGCCCGGAATACTAGGACCACTCACACAATGGACAAAAACATTTATGGTTTGATTTCCCAGATTTTGTCCATTTTATCTTTCCCTTGTGTAGGATGAGTGGGAATCACCACTGAGCGGGGGACTGCCGATAAGTCACTCAAAGCAAGCGCTCACCCAGGATGTCATTGGCAGTGATGGCAGCGTCAGAGGAGGAGGGGCGTAGAGGTTGGCGAGATCCAGGTCTTTAAATTTCTTCCCAATCAGCCCGAGGGCTTTATCCACCTGTTGCTGTGTACCTGATGACAGTTAGAGGGGAAAATAAAACCAGATAAGTTATTACCAGTTGATCGATTAGCAAGACACGGGGCATTGGGCTCAGTCAgatttttaaatagatttgGGCAGCAACGCAACCACTTCCCTATGGAAAACAATTACAGTTCGGGGCTCTCGGCAGCAGTGGGTACAGCCGAATGACTGGGACCCAGCGATCGAGTCACATGGTAAGTTCGAAGCTCCACCCACCTTCTATGTGACAGATCTGAAACTCCTGAGTGTAAGGCAGTGTCGAGATGTAGATCTTTGCACCCGAGCTTTGCTTCAGGAAGCTCACGTATCTCCCCTGCTTTCCGATTAATCGCCCAACCAGATGCTGTTTTAAATAGAATAAAATTAAGTGCCTTTCCTCGTTGTAGACAGACCACACCACACTCAGTGCCTACTTTAAGAATCATCTGGCAGCATCCCAtgaaagaaaatgacaacttGATCTCATTAACATTCTGAAAGCATAACCCTACCTGGGCCAAAGGCTTTAATTAATCCTAATACATTCATAATTTACGTTCAATTACTTGggaaatgttttctgtcaaaagaaaaatacaagaaaTGAGAAGTCGAGATAAGTCTGCAAAGGCCTCGCTGTTAACTCTTGGTTCGCCAGGTCAGATGCTTCGGAAGATTAATGAACAGGGCTGCCTTAGAGATGATGCTTACACTCTGATATGGTTGGAAAAATACAGGCAGGATGGCAAAGTACTTAAATGTATCCAATACTGCAGATGACTTCCAAAACCGATAAAGCTGAGGCACCTCAAACTAATTTAAAACTAAAGCACCCAGTTGTGCGCGGgcaacacagtgcagtacagacagtGACGGCTGGGAGAGCATCGCTGTGCTCGAGGGGTTTCAGGTGAGCAGACGGGCGAGGCGCATTGCAAGAGGAGGGTTCCCCTTACACACCTCATCCCCAGCCTGCGAATCGGATGGCAGTGCTACCTGATCAGCAGCCTCTAGTAGCCTGGGATACAGACAATAGCCTGGGTTATTGTTGGTTTGCAACAGGTGAAGGTCAAGCCACGAGATCCCCTTGCACTGCAGTCTGATTCCACCCGCCCCATCATGCTCAGCCTGGGCTATTTAAGGGCTCGGGTTTCCCTACTAGCCTGCCTCGGATTCTCTGGCCTCCCATCGGACGTTCTCACCTTGGGAACCTCGATCTCCCAGATGGTGAGTTCTGGTTTCTGCGGATGTGTGGCTTGGCCGGCGCAGCGGCTGATCTCTCCTGCCCCCAGCGTGCAGCCGCTGTCCACGGAGTCCATGCTGTTCACATCGGAGCCTGCAAACAGCACAGCAGCCGGTCAACACACAGCCCAGAGCTCCCCCCCGCAGCATGACCCAGTCTTGTGGTGGGGTTACATTCACCACACCAACCTGAGCTGACCTGGACCTTAGTGAGATACTGAGCTCTGGGGTCAGGCCTCCATGGTTCCCTCCACCTCCTGAGCTGAAGAGTAAACCAACCTTAAACGTTTCCTAAAATTTGGaagtttcatattttgttttgcaaggtgTATTGAGAATAATGAATAAAGACTAAGATCAAAGACAAATTGTGACATTGGGTCAATTGCAAAGAACTTGCAGGGTTAGTACAGAGCTGCGTACCGTACTAGCGAGTAACTTCTTGGGATCACCCCCAATTTAGAACAGAGGCAGCACAAAGTTGGAGATTAGGTGATCTCCCCGGGGTTAGTACAGTACTAAGGTTGTTATTCTTCCACACGGGAAGTAAAGTCAGTGCTGGGCCTCACCTCCAATAGGAAATCTGAGCAACTGTTTGCAGTGTATTTGTAGTACATCTGATATGCTAATCGTGTGAAAATATGAATACCATATAACAGGATATAATGCTACATTTTAGTAGtataatttattcaaaactaTGGTTGCTTGTGAATTTATTAAACGCAAAGcaacaacaaatgtatttatagctCAAGCTAaggctaaattgcatttcacaTTCATTGCTCAAACATAAGATCTAGACTAAACATTGTATATGACAAGTCAGAATTATTATAAAGTAGTTTGATGTACAGGCGGAGGTTCGGACCAGGTGCCTCCAACACCGCAGCCCCACACCTCTCCGCTGTCCGAGAGCTGCGGTGCCATGTTGGGGCTCAACACTGAACCACAGCTTGACCCTAGGAACATTATACTAATATACTACTGGCACAAGTGGGCTATAGGCtcattgcaattgacccaaAGAGCAAAGCAAAAACTTTGATATAGGGTTGACCTGAAAGAGTGAATATAAAATAGAACCTTACATCCATTTGAAGATAAACTTAGATTAGGACTCACCTCCAGACTGATCCACCTCAGTCTCACTTGCCCACTGACTGCCATTCCTGAGGGGGGCACCATTgagtcccttgctcccacatGGTGTGGTGCGGTGTTCAGGCAGCACAGAAGCCTCCAGGGATTGCTCTGCACTCGCCCCGGCACCCTGCCCCTCTGAGGCTCCTTCAATCATAGAAACATTGAACAGATCCTCCTTGCTCTCGGGCAACGTACAGGACAGCCCTGTGCTCTGTAGGAGGTCCTCGCTGCTGATCCCATCCTCCGACTGACAGGTGCTGCACCCAGAATCCTCTGCTCCCACGGTGGCCTCCTCTGCCTGGAGCTTGGCCAGATTCTGAGGCACTGCTTCCCGCTTGCTCTCCACCCGGACCAAGCAATCACCTTTCTGCACGCTGTTAGCAATCCTCATCACCTCCATGGAAGGCGGCGTTAAACAGCCGTTCACTGCCAACACCTGTGCTCTCATCTGGTTTTCCTTAGCATCTCCCTCCGAGGCCAGTGGAGCTGAGGCGGCCGGACCTTCCTTGGCTAGATGCTGAATCTCTCTGCAGGTCTGGATATCGAGATCGTCCCTCTTAGCTTGGTCTCGTACTGTGCACGGTCTCCCATTGGCCAGCATTGCGCCACCCATGTCTCGGTGCTCCTTCCCTGTCCTGTCGCCCTGCTCTCCAGCGCAGCACGGCCCCTTTCCCACATCATCACATCTGCTTACCAGCTGTGCCGCCGCAGATATAACCTCTGTGATTAGCCCAGCTGCAAGCAGTTTTATCTCATCTAGATTTTCACCTCTTTCTTCAAAAGCCCCAGGTAAGCCATTCTCTTGGCATTTTATGTGCCTCCCCGATTCAGGTGCCCCCTCTACCACTGGTGTGGGCAGAGGGGCATGTGTGGATGTGACATGACAGGAGGAGGGGACAATCGCTGTAATTTCGGGGCACAGGGGTTCCTGGTGGCTCGATCTGGGGCTGCACTCAGAATCTGCAGGTAAAGCAGGCAGGTCATCTTTGGAGGGGAGGGTCTCTTTTGCTGCTTCCAACTGTAGCTTCTCCGCAAAAGGCACTATGATTCGGTCTGCTGCGACTTCACCCTCTGGTTCAGGCCTTACTGCCTCTGTCAGTTCTGCAGTTGAAGAGATCTTAATCTCCTCAATCTGGGAGATTGAGGCCAACGCTACATTCACCTCGGACACTTCCTTTTGCTTGGCTGCTTGTTTTCCTAGCCCCGAGACGAAGGCAGTAGCAGCTTGTGTCCCTTCATGTAGTAGCTTGCTTGTAACTGAACTTACTTCTGCTTCCTCTGGCCCTTTCGGAGAGACGCTCTCTTCCACAGTCTTTGACAGGTGGTGGACAGAAGGCCTGCATGTGTGCGATGCGTTAGTGCTTTCCTTCGAGACTGACCCGGCGGGGTCATCTTCAGTGCTGGTGTCAAATTCCGCAACCAAGCTGCTGCAGAGAGACAGGGCCGCATTCGCCTTCCCCACCGTTTCAACACACTGTGCTTGGCCCTGCATCTCTGCCATCGACGCCGCCGCCGCCGGCACATGAATTTCTACCACAACTTCCTGCTCGACTCCGTTCCTGTCCATTTCCTTTAACTTTTGTGTCTTTCTTTCTTGGGCCGTCCTACTCACAGAGCTGGTTTCCCAGGAGCAGCTATTCTCCATGATGCCATTGCTGCCTTCGCTGGAGGAGGCAGGGAGGCTGCGTTTCTCAGGCAGCCCCACTGCAGCACCTGCCTCGGTTTTGTGATTGGCATTGTGTGCTTTCTTGCGAGACAAGTACCACCACCAGCCCATGAGAGCCAACACTCCAGGCAACGTGAAGGGCAAGAACGACCTCAGTCCCATCTTTTCTGGACCCTAGCAGCTACACCTGTTGGGTGAAAGCAGAAGGAGATTAGATACAGCGGTCACTTCAAACTGAAATCAGTTTCCTCTTCACAGGTTTCACAGGAGACATTGGTCAGTGTGCATTCAGATCTTAAACCATGGAGCTAAATTGATTTTGTACAAGATGTCACTGAATACGGTGGCTACTGGAAAACCTTAAATTTTATTAAGTGGGAGGCAGGGGtaaagaaaaatgaatgtaaCCTTTGACATGAAACAGACATCTCTGACACTGGGAGTCATTCAGACTTCCTGTTCCACTAGATGAATGCCATTTAGATTTAGAAAACATTTCTAACATCTAGAAAAAtgctagaaaaaaaacaacaactccttCTCTATTTCAACCTCAAAAAATGTAACCACAGTGTCTGGAACCGTTTCTACAACTCAACCTTTGGGCTGGTTTGGCAGCATTTCTGCAAAGTCAAATCATACGAATTCCTGTCACAAAGGAAGGGATTCACACCTTCCAGTGCCCCCGCATATCATCTtcccttttaaaatgcatttcaaaatcaCAACAGGACAAAGCCCACAGTCACTGCTCTTGTATCACCTTCATTCCTGAAAAGTGTTGGATTGCAGCAGTGATGCATTCATAAACAAAAGTTGTTTTCTGAAAGCTTGGGAAGGCCCAGCTACTTCCTTCTGAGTCTGTTGTTCTCATCACTAAGATTTTTGTTTACAAGCCAACAAAAACttttccaaaaagaaaaagccaAGTAACAAATAGTAAGGTTTTCAACATGGATTATATTCAAGGTGGGAAAATTGTAATATGTATGGAAGAATTCAAATAAAAAGAGCACACTTCCTAACTAAAGATCTCTACACCCACTAAGCTGATTATTATCCATGTCACCGGGTTACACCCACTTTCAAGAGGTCAGCTTTCATTAAGTACGGTACGGGTGTGGCATCCAGAGTGTGACCTGCCTGCCACAGAAACTTTTCTCCAAACCTTCATGCAAATACAGGCACCTGTAGTTTAGTCAGCAGCCACGAGTGCCGTGAGAGACAGCAGTCCATGAGGGTTTTCTCCAGTTAGAtaagaatgaaaagaaaaaagaaaaaaatgcacatTGAATGAACACCTGCAGTGAAACTTGTATAGTTTTTTTTGGGAATGCCACTATTGACCTTCTAAAGCAATGTCTTCAAACAGCCAATTCAAGCCTCCCTCCCAGTACACTGCCCTTACTCTACACACCACAGGGAGAAAATAAGGGTATGAAAGACAGGAAATGAATAGTAACAGGAAGGTAACTGCATCTTAGTCAGGATTCAAAATTAGCTTTGGCCAGGCCCCCAGATTTGAGCTAAAGAACGATTTAAATAACCACTCCATAGATGTGTCATATCAGGTGCCTTTTATGGATGATAAAGCCGGTTCAAGAGTAATTACAGATTTGGGGTTACTTATGACAGCACTCGCTTAATTTGGCATTAGCTGCAACGGGGATCCAAGAAAAACAGTTATTGTAAGTGCACCACAGCAATACAGTCAAATATTAGGATGTTCCATTCCAAAGCATCCATCGTGCCAATTTCTCAAACTCCACCGGTGAACAGTGATGGGAACTCAAAACTAGGACAGAGATTGTGTAGTCGATTACACAACTACACTAAAACGAGTTCACCATTAGAATGCAAAAATACACTGATGTACATCTAAATTTGAGATGTGTTTATTATCCGTAAAAACAGGTACAGCTATTAGCTAAAACTACATCTACTTCTGCAAAGTGCGATGGCGACATTACATGGGGAGGAATATTAAGTAAGAGAAGAAACGTTGGCGAATTACTAAATTAATCAGTATTTTGACAGCAAGCCATGCATTTCACTGGATCAGGATGCGCTTTTATGGTGGAGGATAAGCAAATTTTGATTCAAAAGGCTTGGAGCATTAGCAAAGGCATATTTCTGGTTTAACGCTAATAAATACTTATGCAGTTTTGGATTCTTGTAAGAAAATTACAC
This sequence is a window from Amia ocellicauda isolate fAmiCal2 chromosome 22, fAmiCal2.hap1, whole genome shotgun sequence. Protein-coding genes within it:
- the akap1b gene encoding A kinase (PRKA) anchor protein 1b, producing MGLRSFLPFTLPGVLALMGWWWYLSRKKAHNANHKTEAGAAVGLPEKRSLPASSSEGSNGIMENSCSWETSSVSRTAQERKTQKLKEMDRNGVEQEVVVEIHVPAAAASMAEMQGQAQCVETVGKANAALSLCSSLVAEFDTSTEDDPAGSVSKESTNASHTCRPSVHHLSKTVEESVSPKGPEEAEVSSVTSKLLHEGTQAATAFVSGLGKQAAKQKEVSEVNVALASISQIEEIKISSTAELTEAVRPEPEGEVAADRIIVPFAEKLQLEAAKETLPSKDDLPALPADSECSPRSSHQEPLCPEITAIVPSSCHVTSTHAPLPTPVVEGAPESGRHIKCQENGLPGAFEERGENLDEIKLLAAGLITEVISAAAQLVSRCDDVGKGPCCAGEQGDRTGKEHRDMGGAMLANGRPCTVRDQAKRDDLDIQTCREIQHLAKEGPAASAPLASEGDAKENQMRAQVLAVNGCLTPPSMEVMRIANSVQKGDCLVRVESKREAVPQNLAKLQAEEATVGAEDSGCSTCQSEDGISSEDLLQSTGLSCTLPESKEDLFNVSMIEGASEGQGAGASAEQSLEASVLPEHRTTPCGSKGLNGAPLRNGSQWASETEVDQSGGSDVNSMDSVDSGCTLGAGEISRCAGQATHPQKPELTIWEIEVPKHLVGRLIGKQGRYVSFLKQSSGAKIYISTLPYTQEFQICHIEGTQQQVDKALGLIGKKFKDLDLANLYAPPPLTLPSLPMTSWLLLPSGVTVEVVVVNIVSAGHMFVQQHTHPTYHALRSLDQQMFLCYSQPGAPALPTPVEAGVICAAPALEGSWWRAQVIAFYKESSEVEIRYVDYGGYDRVKVDLLRQIRSDFVTLPFQGAEVLLDNVAPLPGEDRFSMGAESALEEMTGSAALLAQVTNYDNHTGLPYIQLWNMVGEELVSVNRALAERGVVTWVDSF